From Echinicola soli, a single genomic window includes:
- the leuS gene encoding leucine--tRNA ligase: MADYNFQEIEKKWQERWEASQIFNAKIDPQRPKFYSLDMFPYPSGAGLHVGHPLGYIASDIVSRFKRLQGYNVLHPMGYDSFGLPAEQYAIQTGQHPAITTEENIKRYTEQLKNIGFAFDWNKEVRTSDPSYYKWTQWIFMQLFDSYYDKTEDKAKEINDLISIFEKEGNANINVVCDEDTKTFTASEWKGYSEKEQQQTLLQYRLTYLAETTVNWCPALGTVLSNDEVKDGFSERGGHPVERKKMMQWSMRITAYAERLLNDLDKVDWPEPIKEMQRNWIGRSVGAEMVFQVKDKAQQIKVFTTRIDTIYGVTYLALAPESELAAELITDDQRKEAEAYIQVAKNRSERDRMSDVKTISGAFTGSYAINPFNGEEIPVWIADYVLAGYGTGAVMAVPAHDERDYNFANHFGLEVRQVLEGSMENGSFPGRDGIAMNSGFLNGLVMKDAMDKAIEFLEDKKIGKGKIQYRMRDAIFTRQRYWGEPLPVYFKDGIPYLVDKKDLPIVLPEVDKYLPTEDGEPPLGRATDWTYNVDGEAYPLELSTMPGWAGSSWYFLRYMDSQNNTEFVSKDAQQYWEAVDLYIGGAEHATGHLLYSRFWTKFLYDKGLITIVEPFKKMINQGMIQGRSNFVYRIKGSNKFVSHGLRKDHDTAAMHVDVNIVHNDQLDLDKFKAWRPDLADAEFILEDGKYICGAEVEKMSKSKYNVVNPDDIIERYGADTLRLYEMFLGPLEQFKPWNTNGIDGVSKFLKKLWRLFHDKNGNFTISDAQPTKDELKTLHKTIRKAEEDMNNYSFNTSVSSFMICVNELSALKCNKKEILEPLTIIISPYAPHIAEELWSLMGNDRSVLEAAFPKFNEEHLTEDAHEYPISINGKMRVKLPISLSLSKEEIEKTALADANVQKWLDGKTPKKIIVVPGKIVNIVV; this comes from the coding sequence ATGGCTGATTATAATTTTCAAGAGATCGAAAAGAAATGGCAGGAAAGATGGGAAGCATCCCAAATCTTCAATGCCAAGATAGACCCTCAAAGACCTAAGTTTTACAGTTTGGACATGTTTCCCTACCCTTCTGGTGCAGGACTACATGTGGGGCACCCACTAGGATATATAGCCTCGGATATTGTCTCCCGCTTCAAGCGGCTTCAAGGGTATAATGTCCTGCACCCCATGGGCTACGATTCCTTTGGGCTTCCTGCGGAACAATACGCCATCCAGACTGGACAGCATCCAGCCATTACCACAGAAGAAAATATCAAACGCTACACTGAGCAACTTAAAAATATAGGCTTTGCTTTTGACTGGAACAAGGAGGTCCGGACCTCTGATCCTTCTTACTATAAATGGACTCAGTGGATTTTCATGCAGCTGTTTGACAGTTACTATGATAAGACTGAAGACAAGGCCAAAGAAATCAACGACCTGATCAGCATCTTCGAAAAGGAAGGAAACGCCAATATCAATGTGGTATGCGATGAAGATACCAAAACCTTTACCGCTAGCGAGTGGAAGGGGTATTCAGAAAAAGAACAGCAACAAACCTTGCTGCAATATCGCCTGACCTATCTCGCCGAAACCACCGTAAACTGGTGTCCGGCACTTGGAACTGTACTTTCCAATGACGAAGTCAAAGACGGCTTTTCTGAGCGTGGCGGTCATCCCGTAGAACGCAAAAAAATGATGCAATGGAGCATGCGCATTACTGCGTACGCAGAACGACTCCTCAATGACCTTGACAAAGTAGATTGGCCAGAACCGATCAAAGAGATGCAGCGGAACTGGATCGGACGTTCAGTGGGTGCCGAGATGGTCTTTCAGGTCAAGGATAAAGCACAACAGATCAAAGTCTTCACCACGCGTATAGACACCATTTATGGGGTAACCTATTTAGCCTTGGCTCCTGAAAGTGAACTGGCAGCCGAATTGATCACCGATGATCAGCGCAAAGAAGCAGAAGCCTACATCCAAGTAGCCAAAAACCGCTCCGAAAGGGACCGCATGAGCGATGTCAAGACCATCTCAGGTGCCTTCACTGGCAGCTATGCCATCAACCCTTTTAACGGAGAAGAAATCCCTGTTTGGATAGCCGATTATGTTTTGGCAGGCTATGGAACGGGGGCCGTAATGGCCGTCCCTGCCCATGATGAACGCGATTATAACTTTGCCAACCACTTTGGACTGGAAGTCCGACAGGTACTGGAGGGCAGCATGGAAAACGGCTCCTTCCCTGGCCGCGATGGCATCGCCATGAATTCCGGCTTCCTCAATGGTCTGGTCATGAAAGATGCCATGGATAAGGCCATTGAATTCCTTGAAGATAAGAAAATCGGTAAAGGAAAAATCCAATACAGGATGCGTGATGCCATCTTTACCCGGCAGCGCTACTGGGGAGAACCTCTTCCTGTATACTTTAAGGATGGCATTCCATATTTGGTGGATAAGAAAGACCTCCCTATAGTGCTTCCTGAAGTGGACAAGTACCTTCCTACAGAAGACGGAGAGCCACCCTTGGGCCGAGCCACAGACTGGACTTATAATGTGGACGGAGAAGCATACCCACTTGAGCTCAGCACCATGCCGGGCTGGGCAGGTTCCTCCTGGTATTTCCTCCGCTACATGGATTCCCAAAACAACACAGAATTTGTCAGCAAAGATGCCCAACAGTATTGGGAAGCGGTGGATTTATACATCGGTGGGGCCGAACACGCCACTGGCCACTTGCTTTACAGCCGGTTCTGGACCAAGTTTCTATACGACAAAGGATTGATAACGATTGTCGAGCCCTTCAAAAAAATGATCAACCAAGGCATGATCCAAGGACGATCCAATTTTGTATACAGAATCAAGGGTTCCAATAAATTTGTCAGCCATGGTCTTCGCAAAGACCATGATACAGCAGCCATGCACGTGGATGTTAACATTGTGCATAACGACCAGCTGGACCTGGACAAATTCAAAGCGTGGCGACCGGATCTGGCTGATGCTGAATTCATACTTGAAGATGGTAAGTACATTTGCGGCGCTGAAGTCGAGAAAATGTCCAAGTCAAAATATAATGTGGTCAATCCTGACGACATCATCGAACGTTATGGAGCAGACACCCTTCGATTATATGAAATGTTCCTGGGACCACTGGAGCAGTTCAAACCTTGGAATACCAATGGTATCGACGGCGTATCCAAGTTTCTTAAAAAGCTCTGGAGATTATTTCACGACAAAAACGGTAACTTTACCATCTCCGATGCCCAGCCAACCAAGGATGAGCTAAAAACACTCCACAAAACCATTAGAAAAGCCGAGGAGGACATGAACAATTACTCGTTCAACACCTCGGTGTCCAGTTTTATGATTTGTGTGAATGAGCTTTCTGCACTGAAGTGCAACAAAAAGGAAATTCTGGAGCCATTGACCATTATCATTTCACCATATGCCCCGCACATAGCGGAAGAGCTTTGGTCGCTAATGGGGAATGACCGATCTGTCCTGGAAGCAGCCTTCCCTAAATTCAATGAAGAACACCTTACCGAAGATGCACATGAATACCCTATTTCTATCAACGGTAAAATGAGGGTAAAACTTCCTATTTCCCTAAGTCTTAGCAAAGAGGAAATTGAAAAAACAGCGCTTGCTGATGCCAACGTGCAAAAGTGGTTGGATGGCAAAACGCCTAAAAAAATCATCGTAGTGCCTGGCAAGATTGTTAATATTGTGGTCTAA
- a CDS encoding MmcQ/YjbR family DNA-binding protein yields MDIVFFRDYCLKKAGVTEDTPFGPDTLVFKVGGKLFALIDIEQFKSVNLKCNPERAVELREQFTGIIPGYHMNKKHWNTVSFNGSVPDPLILELVDHSYDLVFQSLPKRLQNEIKG; encoded by the coding sequence ATGGACATTGTGTTTTTCAGAGATTATTGCTTGAAGAAAGCCGGGGTGACCGAGGATACACCTTTTGGGCCGGATACGCTTGTTTTTAAAGTGGGCGGTAAATTGTTTGCCCTGATCGATATTGAGCAGTTTAAAAGTGTCAACCTGAAATGTAATCCTGAACGGGCAGTGGAGTTGCGGGAGCAGTTTACAGGAATTATTCCAGGCTATCACATGAATAAAAAGCACTGGAATACCGTGTCTTTTAATGGCTCCGTTCCTGATCCATTGATCCTGGAATTGGTGGATCATTCCTACGACTTGGTGTTCCAAAGTTTGCCCAAGAGACTCCAAAACGAAATTAAAGGATGA
- a CDS encoding FKBP-type peptidyl-prolyl cis-trans isomerase, producing MEISNNTVVGLTYELKVSNVDEESAPFSVEVRDEEDPFYFIFGGSDLPEKFEAYLANKKQGDDFSFTLEVDEAYGQADDELIVDIPKDQLTEERGFKPEMLQEGNFLPLVDEEGYPMQAKVLKDLGDQLLLDFNHPLVNFRLHFDGEVKEVREATEEELNHGHVHGLNGHQH from the coding sequence ATGGAAATATCCAACAATACCGTGGTAGGTCTTACCTATGAACTAAAAGTGAGCAATGTGGATGAAGAATCAGCTCCCTTCAGTGTAGAAGTGAGAGATGAGGAAGATCCTTTTTATTTTATATTTGGCGGCAGTGATTTACCCGAGAAATTCGAGGCATATTTGGCCAATAAAAAACAAGGGGATGATTTCAGCTTCACCTTAGAAGTAGACGAAGCTTACGGACAGGCTGACGATGAACTGATTGTGGATATCCCGAAAGATCAACTTACTGAAGAAAGAGGATTCAAGCCTGAAATGTTGCAAGAAGGCAATTTCCTCCCGCTTGTAGATGAAGAAGGATATCCCATGCAAGCTAAAGTACTGAAAGATCTTGGCGACCAATTGCTCTTAGACTTTAACCATCCCCTAGTAAACTTCAGGCTTCATTTTGACGGTGAAGTAAAAGAAGTTCGTGAGGCCACGGAAGAAGAACTGAACCACGGCCATGTGCACGGCTTAAATGGCCATCAGCATTGA
- a CDS encoding DUF6728 family protein, translating into MANNKFKEFFQLGEVGNYFFRVFKKPDPSQKSNFNLRMMHGINKISILVFLAALIIWIVRRLM; encoded by the coding sequence ATGGCCAATAATAAATTTAAGGAGTTCTTTCAGTTGGGAGAGGTAGGGAATTACTTCTTCAGGGTGTTCAAAAAGCCTGATCCTAGCCAAAAATCCAATTTTAACCTTCGGATGATGCACGGGATCAACAAGATTTCGATCTTGGTGTTTTTGGCGGCATTGATCATTTGGATTGTTAGAAGATTGATGTAA
- a CDS encoding ABC transporter ATP-binding protein — MSYLKVSEVSKRYDAASVALEDFSLQVKRGGVVSMVGESGSGKSSLLRIIAGLEVQSAGVVHLGDQKILNPAQKLVPGYDEIQLIHQEYKLYPNSTVEENIARPLLLYDKDYQKERTEEILKLLSLETFRDKKPRQLSGGQQQKVAIGRALSIEPEVLLLDEPFSSVDVIQKRELIEELKGIFDSLEVTVIFVTHDVDDALLMSEELLIIQKGKLVQQGNVREVFRKPANEYVARLFGYLNPIPGKKGSYVRPSEVRFTTENGLKANVVKQQFLLHYNLLTVKLADSSAFWRVDDPSRTFEVGNEVFLAYEKEQLIQFEQE; from the coding sequence ATGAGCTATCTCAAGGTGAGCGAGGTGAGTAAGCGCTATGATGCAGCCAGCGTAGCATTGGAGGACTTTAGTCTTCAGGTGAAGCGCGGCGGGGTGGTGTCTATGGTGGGAGAAAGTGGTTCAGGCAAAAGCTCCCTACTACGGATCATTGCAGGACTGGAAGTGCAGAGTGCAGGTGTTGTCCACTTGGGAGATCAAAAAATCCTAAATCCAGCCCAAAAACTCGTGCCCGGTTATGATGAAATTCAGTTGATCCACCAAGAATACAAGCTTTACCCCAACTCAACTGTCGAGGAAAATATTGCCCGTCCTTTACTTTTATATGATAAGGATTACCAAAAGGAACGTACCGAGGAGATTTTGAAGCTATTGTCCCTTGAGACATTTAGGGATAAAAAGCCGAGGCAGCTTTCCGGTGGTCAGCAGCAGAAGGTGGCCATTGGTCGAGCGTTGAGCATAGAGCCTGAAGTGCTGTTGTTGGATGAACCTTTCAGTAGCGTGGATGTTATCCAAAAACGTGAGCTGATCGAAGAATTGAAAGGGATTTTTGATTCCCTTGAGGTGACCGTGATTTTTGTGACCCATGATGTGGATGACGCCCTCCTGATGAGTGAGGAGCTCTTGATTATCCAAAAAGGGAAACTGGTGCAGCAAGGGAATGTCAGGGAGGTCTTTCGAAAGCCCGCCAATGAATATGTGGCAAGACTGTTTGGATATCTGAATCCGATTCCTGGAAAGAAAGGATCCTATGTACGTCCGTCAGAGGTGAGATTTACCACCGAAAATGGACTGAAAGCCAACGTGGTCAAACAGCAATTTCTACTTCATTATAATCTTCTAACGGTGAAGCTGGCCGATTCCAGTGCGTTTTGGAGGGTCGATGATCCGAGCAGGACTTTTGAAGTGGGGAATGAGGTTTTTTTGGCCTATGAAAAAGAACAACTCATCCAGTTTGAGCAGGAGTAG